The genomic region tggccaagtcttattttcgaggaaggaaatatctgtgaaagtgagttatagtccctcttttaaaatctaatatttttgggatgagaatacatgcaggttttataaatgattttcaaaatagatataagtacgtgaaactacattctatggttgaattatcgaaatcgaatatgcccctttttattaagtctggtaatctaagaattagggaacagacaccctaattgacgctaatcctaaagatagatctattgggcctaacaaaccccatccaaagtaccggatgctttagtacttcgaaatttatatcatatccgaagggtgtcccggaatgatggggatattcttatatatgcatcttgttaatgtcggttaccaggtgttcaccatatgaatgatttttatctctatgtgggggatgtgtattgaaatatgaaatcttgtggtctattgttacgatttgatatgtataggttaaacctataactcaccaacatttttgttgacgtttaaagcatgtttattctcaggtgaatactaagagcttccgctgttgcatactaaaataaggacaagatttggagtccatgtttgtatgatattgtgtaaaaactgcattcaagaaacatatgtcgatgtaatatatttctattgtaaaccattatataatggtcgtgtgtaaacagtatattttagattatcattatttgataatctacgtaatgtttttaaaacctttattgataaaataaaggttatggttgttttaaaaatgaatgcagtctttgaaaaacgtctcatatagaggtcaaaacctcgcaacgaaattaattaatatggaacgtttataatcaatatgaacaggacatttcagtattAGTGTCCATAACGATTAATATTGATTTTTTTTGTTTCTTATTATATCCAACAAAATCTCAAATTTTTTACAAGACTCTTAATGAGTTCGTTAATTGTCTGCCAATCTCACTGGTTAAAATTGGCATCATTGGTAACACTATGCCAATGTGTCACCAATTAAGGCTAGCCAACCATTTCGTCAAAATCAAGCATAAACCATTCAGTAGCGAACCTAATAATAACACCGTTAAATTTAACTGCAGTACtccatatatttttcaaatttaaaGTTTTTTTTTCCTTTTACTTTTGTacaacaccactaaatttaactacccGGATCCAATATGTTTGTTAAATTTATAAGTTTTTGAAAAATAACTATTAAAATATCATTTAAATATAGTGAATACTAGAAAAAAATTTGAATCCCATTGAATTATAATCTGGAATCGCCACTTAAACCATTACTAATGTTTTGGCTTTATTTAATTGTACGGAGTACATTTTGTTTTTAGATTTGTATTAACTAGAAAAAAAGATCGGCCCGCACGATGCGGCGGGATCTTTCGGgttgtgtattcatatttaacgtgacgttatgtatttacagaataaaAAACAACTTGATGCGAGTGTGTTATGCATGAAAAATAGCTCGAAATACTTGTCGTTATTTAAAATACGTCCGTTTCACGTATAccaagttgcgttgtgttcgtaaaattaattCTTGTTGTACGGTGATGGTGGAAGAATTTAACCCGCGTCAAGATGGAAGATAAGGACTGACAAAGATTTTGGGGGTGTTAGTCTATGTTTGTAAAATAGTTTAATAAATTAACGGGTTTAATCCATGAAGAAATTGAGAAGTGATGTAAGTTGAGGTGGGGATTGTATTTTTGGGGGTGGGGTGTCGTATTTGAGTAGTTAAACGACCAAAACTTGGGCTCTTTTAGTATTATAGGGTAAAACTAGAAAACAATTCgatcgcgcgttgctgcggttgtattcaacgcgcggtcgaatttggatatacgttgtttggtacctaatatatctaatagattgagttgtttgttgtacgtgtatgtatGTGTGAAATATagtccgaaatatttagtgtttttttaaggatgtccgtttcgcgtatagttagtcgcgttgtgttcgtaaaattatttcgagttgaacggtggtctcggaaaaatttaaatcgcaccgagcgagaagatagggcccgctaaaaattcgggtggaattagtttcttttattttaataaattatatatttacactgtcAAACCCTGAAAaaatgtaaacttgaggggtcgttgtgtaaattgagcgaAAATTGAGTGACCGATTGCAGTGTGAAcggaaactcaaaacgacaatccggaACAACTGAAACGACGAAATTCTGGTTGTGTTTTAGTACGTgggataaggataataataataataataataataataataataataataataataataataataataataataataataataataataataataataataaaatgattttattatttattatttattaattaaaattaaatagtGGTCGAAAAAAATGTGTGATAATTGAAAGACATCGTGTTTACTTGCACTTACGggagtattatattatatattatatttatcttATTCTGGAGTACAAATAATAGAAAATCATAGGAACTGGCACCAGCTTTGAAACTGACTTGTAACAGAAAGAAAAAGGGAAGGAGGAATGAAATCAACCGGATCTTGATAAATTTGTAACGTTTCCATTCCAAGGTCTCTAGATCTGCAACGAAGGTACTTCCTGTTTCAGATCTTCACATTAATAATGTCTCCTAATCACCAAATCTTGTTCgattaaaatcacaaaatcagaTTTGGGGGAATGAATTTTAAGGGGGAGTGATTTAGGTTCAGTATGTTATGAATTAAATAATAGTTGCAATGTGTATCATTTTGTGGTTTACTTGTTATCTGCAGATTGGTTGATTTGATCCTTTTATTATTGGTGATGAAAATccgtatattataattaatatatgattACTAACCCTAATTGCTTTAATTAATAACATAATGCCTTGATACATTGTGAATCTGAGTTTTTTGCTGTTTGACAAAATTTTGTTTAAAACTTAGATTTTTGTCCCTTAGTACTCGTTTGCAAGTATTTCACAGCTTTCATATAAGATATATGTTATAGTgcatttaatattttaataaactCCTAATTTCTATAATTATTGCGtgcataaaatgttaaatgttagaTTGAATTAATGAGTATTCAATGCAAatgataatacggagtaatatatatatatatagaaaatagaGTTTATTAAATACAGCTTAATGTGTGCGATTAGGAACACACATTAGCCATACACCACCAATTGTGCTTTAAagtattgtactgtacaacacaATAAAACACAGTTGGTGGTGGTGTACGTCTAAAAATAATGGTGTACGAATCACCTCTCTTAGCAAAACCCTTTTGTAAATTATAAAATGCTTCTTTTTTGTTACTTTTATAAAATTGAGGGATATTGAGATTGAAAGATTGATACGTTACTCAAAATGTGCCAACAAATGATTAAAGGTAGGGATACCGAACATAAATTGTCCAAAAAATAGGCCTAATAGTTCCGAAGATGAGGTTTTCACCCCATTTTTGAAAGGTACTAAGTTGTATTGTTACCAAGATTTATCAGTCTCATTTGTAAAATGTAGATAAACACATGTGATATGTATTGATCCATCTAGCTGAAATTTCTTTTTTTGGCCAAGTTTATAGCATACATTTTGTATAATTAGCGCAGGTCTGGCGATGGACTTAGACGAAGAACCTAAGGCGTTGATGATTGAACATAGTGTTCCAAATTGCATGCAGATTGACCCAACAAAAGCTCGTTTTCCGTATTGTATCGTATGGACACCTCTTCCTGTTATTTCATGGCTCCTTCCGTTTGTTGGTCACGTTGGTATAGGCCGTGAGGATGGAGTTATTGTGGATTTTGCGGGACCCAACTTCGTTTCTGTTGATAACTTTACATTCGGGCCTGTCTCTCGTTATATCCAGATCACCAAAGAGAAGGTATGACTTGTGAAAACATGTTCAGTGGTCAAAACGGGTCGGGTTTGAAACGGGTCATTGTAGAACTAATTAAAGTGGGCTGAGTAGGGTTGGAATGTTGGATTGACTCACAAACAATTTTCGGAACTTGTTAAAAAGTGTATATTATGAAACATTTTTAGTCATTTTCTTCCCTCTTCCTCTTAATTTTTAAATTTGTCATGTGTTTCATGCTGCTTGTtacacagatttttttttttacatgaatAATGTTAAAAGATTTAAAATACCTGGaagtataaaacaaataattatataataatatataaaacctaattctcttaataaaatgatttatCTGATTGTATGCATTAGAAATAGACCTTTCGGTGATTTTCATTCTACATGTTCctgctttagtgttttttttttttttacagtttttggATAAAAGTTAAACCAGACTGATCCGATTACAATTAAATATGTCCAAATTGCCATTAGTCTTATGCTAATTAATGTCTAGCTCGGTCAAACTCAGTCAAACTTGGCCAAACCCGGCCAAAACTCGGGATCACTGGGAAAAATCGGTCTAAACTCGGGGTTAGTTCGAAActcagtcaaagtcggtcaaagtcaaacttagtcaacatctgAGTACTCCCGAGTTGCCGAGTACTCCAACCTTGGATTCTTTGACTTATGTTTCTTAACTTGTTCGATAATCTTATGTACACAGGGGTCCAACACAAAGCATTCTTCAACCACAATCATAACCGAAGAAGCATACAGGCTAGTCGAAGCAGGAAAAAGTCAGTACAACTGGGATGAATCTATAAAAAAGACGACACAAGAATACCAACAACAAACTTATAGCATCTTAACATGCAATTGTCACTCATTTGTGGCTAACCATCTTAACCGGTTAGAGACATTTGCTAGTGGGTGGAACGTGGTGAACGTTGCAGCTTTGGTTCTGTTCAAAGGGGAGTGGGTTGATACACCATCGATGGTTCGGTCTTATCTATCATTTATGGTTGCATTCTTCATCGGTGTCACATTTGGAGGTGCAAATTTTCTAACTTTTTTGGCGTTTGTCGTGCTTTTTCTCTTCGGATGGTATCTTTGCGGTACGTACTATTTCAAAAATATCATACAGCTCTAGTGACTGATAATCAGATTGTGTCAAATTGATTACATTCCTTTATCGTAGATACAAGTGTGCGACTGTATGCTGAATATGCTTTTGGAAGTTGATTCGTTTTACACGATACGATTATTCTGTTTATAGGTCTGGTTTTTTACATGTTGtaatggattttttttttttctttttaaatgtaTGTGGATTGATTCTTATCTTTTGGTTCaccatgttgttgttatgaaaaaattggttaattacaatctttttggatTATAAGAATTAATAATTGGAGTATCTCTAATGGATGTTTTTGCTTATAATTGATTATTGTTGTTTAAAACTATTTTTTCTCCCAAAAAAAATAACTTATAATAAATGTGACACGGTACTGATGACTTTGATGGTCTCAATAATGATTTCGTTTGAAAGTAATGGTTCTGACAAGGTTAATAAATTTAAACTGTTACTTTTATTTAATAAATACACCAAAAGTCGGTATGTATGCCTAAGCAAATGGGTGGCTTAAGTATTACTCCGTTACGGTTAAAAAATGTTGCCTTGCTAGCAAAGTGGTGGACGAAATTAAATTCTAACAAGCTCTCTTTGGAAGTCTATCGTTATTTCTTCCTTTGGCCCTTCGTTCCGGAGAAAAATTATGAATGACGTTTCTTCTCTACGCTCGTCACAAATCTCCCCTATTTGGAGAGATTTGATTAATTTACAAAGAGATGACATCTCCAAAAGCATCGTGGGTGCTAGCAGTTGGAAATGGAAAACGGGGAGAGTATTTTATTTTGGTTCGACACTTGGGCCAACGGTCATATTTTGAAGGACGACTTTCCTTCACTTTTTCTTATTTGCTCCAATCGACTACTTACTGTCAAACAGTCTCGCTGGCCCATTGATCCGGTTCAGGCCCGACTAGGTTGGTCTGTTTGTTTCTGCCGCCCCCTGGATCCTTATGAAACAATTAAATGGCAAGAGTTAATGGCTTTTATTTCTTCTCTTGTCCTCACTGATAATGCTCCTGATCTCATTTTATGGAACGACAATTCGTGTGATTCATTCTCCGTCGCGGATGCAATACGGTTAGTTATACAAACCGGGTCTATCATCGCCCCAATTTGGCCCAAGGTTTTTTGGAGCAACAACGTGCCTTCCAAAGTCATGCTTTTTCATTGGTTGGCTATCAAGAAGAGCATCCCGGTACGCGTCATTTTAGCTCAAAGACATATTTTACCTTCCAATATTTCTAGGTTGTGTTTGGTGCATGCGTGAAGAAGAATCAATTGAACATCTCTTACTTCATTGCAATTGGACTTCTAAAATATGGGGCGAGTTGTTTCGGTGGTGGAATGTTAGGTGGGTCATTCCAAGTTCGGTTGAAGAGTTTTCCTTCGATTGGTATTACGGTATGGGGATTAAAGCTTCCAAGTTTTGGAAAATGATTGGACCCGCAACCCTTTGGGCTATTTGGATTGCTCGAAACGACATCATTTTCAACGGCAAATTCACTTGTCGGTCGGTCATTGTGCGGAACATCAAACTTAAAGTCTTCCTTTGGGTTACTAATCTCAAGTATTGTCATGGCTTACAATCTTATGTTTGGGATCAAAATCCCTTTTTATTGTTTCTTCTTCCAATGTATTATGACCGAGCAAGTCTTCGTCATTGTAATTTCTCGTTTAGGCTCTTCATTATTTTGATGAAGTCCTTTTCtttttatgatatataatataattcttcgcctttaaaaaaaaaataaaaaattgttattattattattattattattattattattattattattattattattattattattattattattattattattttgcataAAAAACATTAAATTGAATAGATATAAATTGGAACAAGTCATCAAAACGATGAAAAGCCCATAGAGAACGATGTAGACCAATGTAGACCAAAACACCTAAAAACAGAACAATGAAACCAGATGAACTCAAACATTCTAAATAACTATAATGCTTAACCAAATAACACCTAAACATTGAAGATCAAAATCCATCCGAAAACCATCCAACCAACACAACCCATAAGCATTTATCGAAGAAGCGATCAAAGAACCAAACATACAGGACAAGAAAACGTGACATGATCAAAACAACTTCAGGAGGACAAAACCAAAAACCAACACAAACCATCAATCACAACAACAATCTTTAAACCTTTTGAAAACCGGACACTCAAGACAATACTTTTTGAAGTTTTTCGTATTGTCTAAGACCGTCGATAAAACTATCCCAATCCATCAAGAAGTTAGCAGTATCAATGATATTAATCAACTTCATTGGAACCATAGCACATGAAGAGCCCCTCGAAGGTCCCGGGGCATTCAAATCTACTGAGGGATAAGGGACTACCAAATCTGGCGAATGTCTCCCGAGCAAAAGTTAGTTTTTAATTTTTGCTTCTTTTTCCCAGATTTGGTTGGCTTAAAACATGCACAACCTTTACAATTATCGACGTGGTTGACAATCTtcgcatttaaaaaaaaaaaaaaaaatcttaaaattCCACATTTGGAACGACAATCTTTGTTAACACAAGGGTCGTCATCAGAACCAGTCTAACACGAGGAAAAACAGGGGAGTGAACTAGATCAGTACCAATTTCAGCAAGAAACACTAAAACATAATCCCCAAAAAACCCGAAATCTGTAGTTAATATGAGATCACCATAATGCAAGTATATGATAAAAGAAAGAGAACTAGTTgacattaattaaattaaattatcatTAAAAACTGCACACAATTTAACATAAATGTTCAGTATTATAGGATCCATACCTAAATCTGAACCACTTGATGAGGCAACAATTTCCCCATTTCAACAAATCATACAATCAACTCAAAACAAATCACACCAAATATTCGTTACGGGTAACCCCACTGGTTCTACTTTCGGGTCAAAAACGCCGGACAACCAGTAGCAACCTTGTTTTGATCCATCACGAAGCTTGCAATTTTTAGAAACCCCTGTGATCTTCACTAATTTACACTCTAAACATGCCTTCTAATTTAAATAAATACCCCGTAAAATTAACTACACTAAATCACAACTTTGTTGATTAGTAAATTCATTTAGTGTTTGTTACACTCAATTTGGTGTACAAACAGCTTCAACTGTTAGCCTCTTGAGTTTGTTCGGGCACGGGTCAACACCAAAGTTGCTATTTGCTATGGTGACTGCACACGTCTCTTTCCCAACGCATTTCTGCGTAAAACAATCCAAAATCATCATGGGTATAACTAGTATTAATGCACATGGTACAACTATTTAATGCATCTAAGTAGTCCCAAACAGTGTTGTAAAAATCCCCGATTAATGCCAATGGAACCGATCCGATATTTCAAAATCGGAGTAATTAATTGGTCAACATCGGTAAATGGGTCAAAATCATATTTAGTTGGTCAAAAATCGCTGAAAGCTAATATCAACtaacattttaatatgaatttgattaaaattaaaattgtagaGTTGTTGAACAAATGAAGATAATGTTCAAGTTTCTAGACAATTATGTTAACGTTTATGTTTATTTATGGAAATCTTGTATATTTACACATAcagttttaaaatttattatatttaaatgCATAGAGTCCAATCCGGTTACTCGCTAAGTAGCCAATTACTCCCACAAAAGTCCCTACATTACTCGAGTAGCAATTTTTGCAACCATGGTCCCAAACACGTGCATGGTATGATGGAACTATTAATACACATGGTACAAGTAATTAAAGCATCTACGTATGTACCTTTTGAATGACATCATAAGAAGCGGGGGCATGGCAAGTTCCTTGTTGAAACGTGCCACATGTTCCCAACGGGGTACCGAAGCTCGCAAATTTAATTGCCGAAATGGTTGAGCCCGGACTGCAATGTAAATGGACTTTGGGTCTATGTAGCTCTTCTGTTTTACCGTAGCTTTCAATATGCCAGTCCTTAATATTCGGGTGATACTCAAACATATCAGCACATACAGTCGTCGTTGATCGTTTCACTAGTGATATACGGGTCGGGTCGCCCCCGAGTTCTTCGAATAGAACCACTGAATTGTCTGTTGGTTTTAACCATGATCGAGGTACATGATACCTGCAAGATCCCAAAGTTAGTCGCTTAATTTgtgcgtgt from Rutidosis leptorrhynchoides isolate AG116_Rl617_1_P2 chromosome 9, CSIRO_AGI_Rlap_v1, whole genome shotgun sequence harbors:
- the LOC139867308 gene encoding protein RTE1-HOMOLOG-like isoform X1; the encoded protein is MDLDEEPKALMIEHSVPNCMQIDPTKARFPYCIVWTPLPVISWLLPFVGHVGIGREDGVIVDFAGPNFVSVDNFTFGPVSRYIQITKEKGSNTKHSSTTIITEEAYRLVEAGKSQYNWDESIKKTTQEYQQQTYSILTCNCHSFVANHLNRLETFASGWNVVNVAALVLFKGEWVDTPSMVRSYLSFMVAFFIGVTFGGANFLTFLAFVVLFLFGWYLCDTSVRLYAEYAFGS
- the LOC139867308 gene encoding protein RTE1-HOMOLOG-like isoform X2 — protein: MDLDEEPKALMIEHSVPNCMQIDPTKARFPYCIVWTPLPVISWLLPFVGHVGIGREDGVIVDFAGPNFVSVDNFTFGPVSRYIQITKEKGSNTKHSSTTIITEEAYRLVEAGKSQYNWDESIKKTTQEYQQQTYSILTCNCHSFVANHLNRLETFASGWNVVNVAALVLFKGEWVDTPSMVRSYLSFMVAFFIGVTFGGANFLTFLAFVVLFLFGWYLCGTYYFKNIIQL